The Paramisgurnus dabryanus chromosome 6, PD_genome_1.1, whole genome shotgun sequence genome has a window encoding:
- the htr5aa gene encoding 5-hydroxytryptamine (serotonin) receptor 5A, genome duplicate a: MADVSQNSSLNQSSDHGNIFRPQTVFSVLTFTLLAMLVVATFVWNMLVLVTILRVRTFHRVPHNLVASMAISDVMVAALVMPLSLVHELNSRRWKLGRALCQVWISFDVLCCTASIWNVTAIALDRYWSITRHLEYTLKTRKKISNVMIGLTWLLSSIISLSPLFGWGETYSEEDMECQVSQEPSYTVFSTFGAFYLPLCVVLFVYWKIYKAAKFRIGAKKTNTITPAAEAGEVKEASRQQPQMVFTVRHATVTFQTDSETWREQKEKRAALMVGILIGVFVLCWIPFFLTELITPLCSCNIPPIWKSVFLWLGYSNSFFNPLIYTAFNKNYNNAFRNLFSRQR, encoded by the exons ATGGCTGATGTGAGCCAGAACAGCTCCTTAAATCAAAGCTCAGATCATGGAAACATCTTCAGGCCGCAGACCGTGTTCAGCGTCCTGACGTTCACCTTGCTCGCCATGCTTGTGGTAGCTACGTTCGTCTGGAACATGCTCGTCCTAGTCACAATTCTCAGAGTCAGGACCTTCCACCGCGTGCCCCACAATTTGGTGGCCTCCATGGCCATATCTGATGTTATGGTTGCTGCTCTGGTGATGCCTCTCAGCCTGGTGCACGAGCTTAACAGTCGACGCTGGAAGTTGGGCCGAGCTCTGTGCCAGGTCTGGATATCTTTTGACGTCCTGTGTTGTACGGCCAGCATTTGGAACGTGACCGCAATAGCGCTTGACCGCTACTGGTCCATAACACGGCACCTGGAGTACACCCTAAAGACCCGCAAAAAGATCTCCAACGTGATGATCGGCCTGACCTGGCTGCTCTCTTCCATTATTTCCCTCTCCCCGCTGTTTGGCTGGGGTGAGACATATTCGGAAGAGGACATGGAGTGCCAGGTGAGCCAGGAGCCATCATACACCGTCTTTTCCACATTTGGGGCCTTCTATCTGCCTCTCTGTGTTGTTCTGTTTGTCTACTGGAAGATATACAAAGCTGCTAAGTTCCGTATTGGAGCTAAGAAGACCAACACCATCACTCCAGCTGCAGAGGCTGGGGAG GTAAAAGAAGCCTCTAGGCAACAGCCTCAGATGGTGTTCACCGTGCGTCACGCCACGGTGACCTTCCAGACCGACAGTGAGACGTGGCGAGAACAAAAAGAGAAGCGAGCAGCTCTTATGGTTGGCATCCTAATCGGAGTGTTCGTCCTCTGCTGGATCCCATTCTTCCTGACTGAACTCATCACACCGCTGTGTTCCTGCAACATCCCGCCAATATGGAAGAGCGTCTTCCTCTGGCTGGGTTACTCTAATTCATTCTTCAACCCTCTCATTTACACAGCCTTcaataaaaactataataatgCTTTTAGGAATCTCTTCTCACGACAGCGCTAA